From Weissella confusa, a single genomic window includes:
- the rpsP gene encoding 30S ribosomal protein S16 produces MAVKIRLKRMGSKKRPFYRVVVADSRSPRDGRFIETVGTYNPLVEPAEVKLNEELVLSWLNNGAQPSDTVKNLLSNAGIMKKFHEAKFSK; encoded by the coding sequence ATGGCTGTTAAGATTCGTTTGAAGCGCATGGGTTCAAAGAAGCGCCCATTCTACCGTGTGGTAGTTGCTGACTCACGTTCACCACGTGATGGTCGATTCATCGAAACTGTTGGTACGTACAACCCATTGGTTGAGCCTGCCGAAGTTAAGTTGAACGAAGAATTGGTATTGTCATGGTTGAACAACGGTGCTCAACCATCAGATACTGTTAAGAACTTGTTGTCTAACGCAGGCATCATGAAGAAGTTCCACGAAGCTAAGTTCTCAAAGTAA
- a CDS encoding tyrosine-type recombinase/integrase yields MASITKRGNKWRARASYVDAKGERQQPSKTFDTKREATEWATKLETQIIDGADVNAGKLTFPAYFRNWIETTKQGTVRASTYTRYKTAANLIDKVFAGMIMEKLTTLSLQKELNTFGETHSKKYARDILTLIKTSLRDAYLDGIIKRDIFTRLQPAGQVVDKGDNFLNAADFTKLQDFLYSKTDEMQTRPFYIMALVALETGARLGEVQALTKADISENHLTINKAYSSSTRKVTEPKTKSSVRTIAISKRLSAVLSDFFKMTGQDNLIENKMNTARVSLEMQDLVREADIQPIHFHGLRHSHVSYLLHNGVDIDYVSKRVGHANVSVTLQIYAHMLKEKELAQDELTLHVLDNE; encoded by the coding sequence ATGGCAAGTATAACTAAACGTGGCAACAAGTGGCGCGCTCGTGCATCTTATGTTGATGCCAAAGGTGAACGTCAACAACCAAGTAAGACGTTCGACACAAAGCGTGAAGCTACTGAATGGGCTACCAAGCTCGAAACACAAATCATTGATGGCGCTGACGTCAACGCAGGGAAACTCACCTTTCCAGCTTATTTCAGAAATTGGATTGAAACGACCAAGCAAGGCACTGTCCGTGCGTCTACCTACACTCGATACAAAACTGCTGCTAACCTAATTGATAAGGTATTCGCTGGCATGATTATGGAGAAATTGACGACCTTGAGTCTACAGAAGGAGCTAAACACATTTGGTGAAACTCATTCTAAGAAGTACGCTCGTGACATCCTAACTTTGATTAAGACGTCGTTGCGTGATGCTTACCTTGACGGTATTATCAAGCGTGACATCTTCACTCGTCTGCAACCAGCTGGTCAAGTCGTGGATAAAGGAGACAACTTTTTGAACGCTGCAGACTTCACCAAGTTGCAAGACTTTTTGTATTCAAAGACAGATGAGATGCAAACTCGCCCATTCTACATCATGGCACTTGTCGCACTAGAAACTGGTGCACGTCTTGGTGAAGTACAAGCCCTAACCAAGGCAGACATCTCAGAGAACCATTTGACGATCAACAAGGCCTACTCATCATCTACACGCAAAGTCACTGAACCAAAGACTAAGTCATCAGTTCGTACGATTGCTATCTCTAAGCGATTGTCAGCTGTTTTGAGCGACTTTTTTAAGATGACCGGTCAAGACAACCTAATTGAAAATAAAATGAATACAGCTCGTGTCAGCCTAGAAATGCAGGACTTGGTACGTGAAGCAGATATTCAACCAATACACTTTCACGGCTTGCGCCACTCACACGTATCATACCTACTCCACAACGGTGTTGATATTGACTATGTCAGCAAGCGCGTTGGTCACGCAAATGTTAGTGTCACACTTCAGATATACGCCCACATGCTAAAAGAAAAAGAGCTAGCTCAAGATGAGCTAACTCTTCATGTCCTAGACAATGAATAA
- a CDS encoding DUF4429 domain-containing protein has protein sequence MGMFGNKEQVDLFPEVSGEKTFYIKKNKQTVRLDNNFLRIARGGAANALLQGLDGEKSILLSSITGYQLKAPGATVGYLQVNYPGSQDVKGGVFDAVKDENTITFAKEDKANILLIKQAIESAIISNN, from the coding sequence ATGGGTATGTTTGGAAACAAAGAACAAGTTGATCTTTTCCCTGAAGTTAGTGGTGAAAAGACTTTTTATATTAAGAAAAATAAGCAAACAGTACGTTTGGATAATAATTTTTTGCGTATCGCGCGTGGCGGTGCTGCTAATGCACTGTTACAGGGGCTAGATGGTGAAAAGTCAATACTGCTTAGTTCAATTACTGGTTATCAATTGAAAGCCCCTGGGGCAACGGTCGGATATTTGCAAGTTAATTACCCCGGTTCTCAGGACGTTAAGGGAGGCGTATTTGACGCTGTGAAGGATGAAAACACTATTACGTTTGCCAAAGAAGATAAGGCAAATATTCTTCTAATCAAGCAAGCTATCGAATCAGCAATTATCAGTAACAACTAA
- the ffh gene encoding signal recognition particle protein: MAFEGLTERLQNALSGLRRKGKVTDADLRETMREIRLALLEADVNFTVVKDFIRNVREKAAGAKVLEGLNPAQQIVSIVNDELTAMMGESDVPLNVSDKIPTVIMMVGLQGAGKTTTAGKLALKLKNEKNARPLMIAADVYRPAAIDQLKTLGEQIDVPVFEMGTDADPRDIVRQGLAKAAELKSDYVFIDAAGRLQIDEALMQELADVKEIANPDEILLVVDAMTGQNAVETAEGFNERLDVTGVVLTKLDGDTRGGAALSIRAVTGKPIKFVGQGEKMADLDVFYPDRMASRILGMGDLLTLIEKAQKDFDEKQAAETMEKMKSNTFDFNDFIAQMDQVQNMGPIEDLLKMIPGMANNPALANVKVDPKDMAHIKAIVMSMTPAERENPDLLNPSRRRRLAAGAGRPVVEVNRLIKQFNEMKKMMSGMMNGNMAGMEQMMGAMGGGMPGMPGGMPGMGGGLKGKMANMAMKQMARRIQKNKKKRR; encoded by the coding sequence GATTCGTCTAGCATTGTTGGAAGCCGACGTTAACTTCACGGTTGTTAAGGACTTTATTCGTAACGTCCGTGAAAAGGCGGCTGGTGCTAAGGTGTTGGAAGGGTTGAACCCTGCCCAACAAATTGTTTCAATTGTTAATGATGAATTGACTGCCATGATGGGTGAGTCAGATGTGCCATTGAACGTATCTGACAAGATTCCAACGGTTATCATGATGGTTGGTTTGCAAGGAGCTGGTAAGACGACTACGGCCGGAAAGCTAGCTTTGAAGTTGAAGAACGAGAAGAACGCACGTCCATTGATGATTGCAGCCGACGTTTACCGTCCCGCTGCCATTGATCAATTGAAGACGTTGGGTGAGCAAATTGATGTGCCTGTTTTTGAAATGGGAACAGATGCTGATCCACGTGACATCGTGCGCCAAGGTTTGGCTAAGGCGGCTGAATTGAAGTCAGATTACGTCTTCATTGACGCGGCTGGTCGTTTGCAAATCGACGAAGCGTTGATGCAAGAGTTGGCTGACGTTAAGGAAATCGCTAACCCAGATGAAATCTTGTTGGTTGTCGATGCCATGACTGGACAAAACGCAGTGGAAACGGCTGAAGGCTTTAACGAGCGTTTGGACGTTACTGGTGTTGTTTTGACTAAGTTGGATGGTGATACACGTGGCGGAGCGGCTTTGTCAATTCGTGCCGTTACGGGTAAGCCAATCAAGTTCGTCGGTCAAGGTGAGAAGATGGCTGATTTGGATGTCTTCTATCCAGATCGTATGGCGAGCCGTATCCTTGGTATGGGTGACTTGTTGACGTTGATTGAAAAGGCCCAAAAGGACTTTGACGAAAAGCAAGCAGCCGAGACAATGGAAAAGATGAAGTCAAACACGTTTGACTTTAACGACTTCATTGCCCAAATGGATCAAGTGCAAAACATGGGACCAATCGAAGACTTGTTGAAGATGATCCCAGGTATGGCTAACAATCCAGCTTTGGCCAACGTGAAGGTTGACCCTAAGGATATGGCGCACATTAAGGCCATTGTCATGTCAATGACGCCTGCTGAGCGTGAGAACCCAGATTTGTTGAACCCATCACGTCGTCGTCGTTTGGCGGCTGGTGCTGGACGTCCGGTTGTTGAAGTTAACCGTTTGATCAAGCAATTCAATGAAATGAAGAAGATGATGAGCGGTATGATGAACGGTAACATGGCCGGCATGGAACAAATGATGGGTGCCATGGGTGGCGGCATGCCAGGAATGCCAGGTGGAATGCCTGGTATGGGCGGTGGCCTAAAGGGCAAGATGGCAAACATGGCGATGAAGCAAATGGCTCGTCGTATTCAAAAGAACAAGAAGAAGCGTCGTTAA
- a CDS encoding ImmA/IrrE family metallo-endopeptidase, translating into MALDWRRINKAVAEAYEKFNPHTVPFNLFEMLDKLDNVTVMTYQQMADLFANGDIEKMKRKFSTDSQDAFLYRLKQSGEQFYYLVYNPNISFMARIRFSIAHELGHYFMKHFEDSDTVLSRGGIEKEKYKQFEAESNSFASAFLINPIFLMGTETADEIARKFDVSYSAANNAAQRYKKYPYVVSYWKQSLVYDEPIHFIYRKNYSDYRPTYYLAPGFLSLMSPSFVFCYDCHALNSTRRQDDVNYCSVCGSKNVHITYYTFEFHETEAQEVIEYPKYKVSGTPSKLVNECIRCHNKIDDNTGDFCEVCGTYLINRCSGVSHSSINWSTDSGYPEIEMYNPFDDGFDTVEVSSKYVGSNNLVGCDYPQSGKARFCGACGSVTSYALQHLFPSFVNEPLYKDLKSRSGNLPQVK; encoded by the coding sequence TTGGCTTTAGACTGGCGCAGAATCAATAAAGCTGTTGCAGAAGCTTATGAGAAATTCAATCCGCATACGGTTCCGTTCAACCTCTTTGAAATGCTTGATAAGCTAGACAACGTCACGGTCATGACATACCAGCAAATGGCCGACTTGTTTGCAAATGGTGATATTGAAAAAATGAAGCGTAAATTTTCGACTGATTCTCAAGATGCTTTCTTGTATAGGCTTAAGCAATCGGGAGAACAATTTTATTACCTTGTGTATAACCCTAATATTTCATTTATGGCAAGAATTCGATTTTCAATTGCTCATGAACTGGGTCATTATTTCATGAAGCATTTTGAAGATTCTGACACCGTGTTATCACGAGGTGGAATTGAAAAAGAAAAATATAAACAATTTGAAGCAGAGTCTAATAGTTTTGCATCCGCATTTCTAATTAATCCGATTTTTTTAATGGGTACAGAAACGGCAGATGAGATTGCTAGGAAGTTCGATGTTTCTTATTCCGCAGCTAATAATGCCGCTCAAAGATACAAAAAATACCCTTATGTAGTTTCTTATTGGAAACAAAGTCTCGTTTATGATGAGCCAATACATTTTATATATCGAAAAAATTATTCGGATTATCGTCCGACATATTACCTTGCCCCTGGATTTTTAAGTCTGATGAGTCCTAGTTTCGTTTTTTGCTATGACTGTCATGCATTAAATTCAACCAGACGACAGGATGATGTTAATTACTGTTCTGTATGTGGTAGTAAAAACGTACACATCACGTACTACACTTTTGAATTTCACGAAACAGAGGCACAAGAAGTGATTGAATATCCAAAATATAAGGTATCAGGTACACCTTCAAAATTAGTTAATGAATGTATTAGATGTCATAACAAAATCGATGATAATACTGGTGATTTTTGTGAAGTGTGTGGGACGTATCTAATCAATAGATGTTCAGGTGTATCTCATTCATCTATTAACTGGTCGACAGACAGCGGTTATCCTGAAATTGAAATGTATAATCCTTTTGATGATGGTTTTGACACCGTGGAAGTAAGTAGCAAGTATGTTGGGTCCAATAATTTAGTTGGTTGTGATTACCCACAATCAGGAAAAGCTAGATTTTGTGGAGCATGCGGAAGCGTAACTTCATATGCATTGCAGCATCTGTTTCCATCATTTGTTAATGAACCACTCTACAAAGATTTAAAAAGTCGTTCTGGTAACTTGCCACAAGTTAAGTAA